AGGTAAATGGCGTGATTTTTTGAACGAGAATAGAATTAGTTGGTTTATTACCAGTGAATACTTTAAATGGAACAATATTTTTTACATCATCTAAAGATTTACCCGCTTTTACAAATTCAGCCTCTACTTCCTCTTTTGTTTTTCCGAATGCTAATGCTTCTGTTTGTGCGAAGAAGTTAGAAAGCAATTTATTGTGATGATCTGCTAATGGGTTATGGCTTTGGGCCGGCGCGATAAAATCACAAGGAATTAAAGTAGTGCCTTGGTGAATTAATTGATAGAACGCATGTTGTCCGTTTGTACCTGGTTCACCCCAAATGATAGGGCCAGTTTGGTAGTTGTTAATAACATTGCCATCACGATCGACATATTTACCATTTGATTCCATATTACCTTGTTGGAAATAGGCTGCGAAGCGATGTAAATATTGATCATAAGGTAAGATCGCTTCTGTTTGTGCACCAAGGAAATTAGTATTCCATAAACCAACTAATGCTAAAGTGGTAGGAATATTTTTTTCAATTGGAGTAGATCGGAAATGTTTATCCATTTCATGCGCGCCATCCAATAACTCTTCAAAATTTTCAAAGCCAATTGATAGTGCAATTGAAAGACCAATAGCTGACCATAACGAGTAGCGACCACCAACCCAATCCCAAAATTCAAACATGTTATTGGTATCAATACCAAATTTTTCTACATCTTTAGCATTGGTTGATAATGCTGCAAAATGTTTTGCAACCGCACTTTCATCTTTCCCTGCTTTCAGTAACCAATCACGCGCACTTTGCGCATTTGTCATGGTTTCTTGAGTGGTAAAAGTTTTAGATGCCACTAAGAAAAGCGTCGTTTCTGGATTGACTTTTTTTAAGGTTTCCGCAATATGTGTACCATCGACATTTGAAACAAAGTGCATATTTAAGTGATTTTTATATGGGCGAAGTGCTTCAGTTACCATATAAGGACCTAAATCAGAGCCACCAATACCAATATTCACGACATCCGTAATCGCTTTGCCTGTATAGCCTTTCCATTCACCAGAAATAATACGCTGACAGAAATCTTTCATTTTAGCTAGCACAGCATTGACTTCAGGCATGACATCTTTACCATCAACAAGCACTGGAGTATTAGCGCGATTGCGAAGTGCGGTATGTAGTACTGCCCGATTTTCAGTACGATTGATTTTTTCACCAGTAAACATTGCTTCTTTTGCGCTATCAAGAGAGCATTCTTGAGCAAGTTGGCGAAGATGTGAAAGGGTTGTTTGATTGATGTTATTTTTAGAAAAATCTACAAGAATTTGGTTATTGAATGTTAAAGAATAATCGTCAAAACGATTTTTTTCTTGTTTAAATAAATCTTGGATGGTGGTGTTTGACAATTCAGCTTTATGTGCTTCGAGAGATTTCCACGCATGGGTGTGAGTCGGATTAATGTTTTTCATGGTATTTCCTTTCATTAAAAATAATCAAAATTTTAACCGCACTTTCTAGGATTTCTATTAGAGAGGGAGTGAATCCCTGTCTTCAGAAAATGCAGTGATTAACAGATTAATCAACATATTCAGTTATAACACGCGGTGTTAATTTTGTAATTAGCTCATAGCTTAAAATTCCTGTGAATTTAGCTACGGTTTCAATAGGTAATTCCTTACCCCATAGAATTACTTCATCACCTACTTGATCTTGGCTATCAGGTCCTAAATCAACGGTTAACATATCCATTGAAACCCTTCCAACGATTGGCACAATACGACCATTCAAATAAACAGGCGTGCCTTCAGGCACATCTCGAGGATATCCATCGCCATAGCCAATAGCCACAACGCCGATTTTTGTATCATGTGAACTTGTCCAAATACCACCATATCCAACTGGTTCACCTTGTTTATGGTCGCGAACAGCAATCAATGATGAAGCTAAGTTCATCACTGGCGTTAAACCAAATTCAGCGCCAACGGTATCGGTTGGTGAAATGCCATATATAATAATACCAGGGCGGATACATTCCAGATGAGATTCAGGCCAGAAAAGAATGCCGCCTGATGCCGCAATAGTACGCTCACCTTGTTTATCTTTTGTGGCGGATAAAAAACGGTTGATTTGAAGTTGGGTATAATTGGATTCTAATTCATCAGCGCGGCTAAAATGGCTGACAAAGCCTAAGTGCGGTTGAATATATGGAAGTTTTTTAAGTTCATTATAGAAAAAATCCACTTCATCTAATGCAACACCTAAACGATGCATGCCGGTGTCTATTTTTAACCAAACTTTAATTGGACTAGGTAAATTCGCACGTTTTAGTACATCCAATTGTTCACGATTATGTACGATAGTTTCGATATTATTGACCGCTAAGACGGGCAAATCTTGTTCATTAAAAAAGCCTTCAAGTAATAAAATCGGTTTAGTAATACCGTTGGAGCGTAATGCTAAAGCCTCTTCTAAACGCGCCACGCCAAAGCAATCAACATTTTGTTCTAAAGTTGATGCAACAAACACAACGCCGTGACCATAGGCGTTTGCTTTAACCACGGCGATGATTTTACTATTTGGTGCTTTTTGTCTAATTATTTCTAAATTTTGTTTTAAGGCGTGCGAGCTAATTTTCGCTGTCGCCGGTTTTACATTCATTGTTATTCCTTAATAATCATCATGATATTCACGTTGTTCGGCGAGATTGTCGAAGCGTGAGAATTGTCCATTAAATTTTAACCGCACTCGACCAATTGGACCGTTACGCTGCTTACCAATAATAATTTCTGCAACGCCTTTATCTTCTGAGTTATCGTTATAGACTTCATCTCGGTAAATAAACATAATCAAGTCTGCATCTTGTTCAATGGAACCTGATTCACGTAAATCTGAGTTTACAGGGCGTTTGTCTCCACGTTGTTCTAAAGTACGATTTAATTGAGAAAGCGCGACTACTGGCACTTGTAATTCTTTGGCAAGCGCTTTGAGGGAACGGGATATTTCTGCGATTTCTAGTGTTCTGTTATCTGAAAATGCGGGTGCACGCATTAATTGCAAATAATCCACCATAACCATACTTAATCCACCATTTTCACGATAAACTCGGCGTGCACGGGAACGAACATCAGTAGGCGTTAGACCTGAAGAATCATCGATATAAAGATTATTTTTTTGCTTGAACATTCCCACTACACTAGCAATTTTATTCCACTCGATTTCATCTAAATTTTGACCTGTTCGGATTTTAGTTTGATCAACGCGGGCAAGCGATGCGATCATACGCATCATAATTTGTTCTGCTGGCATTTCTAAACTAAATACTAAAACGGGTTTTTCACTTGCCATTGCGGCATTTTCGCAAAGGTTCATGGCGAAAGTGGTTTTACCCATTGACGGACGTGCTGCAACGATAATTAAGTCAGAAGGCTGTAAACCTGCCGTTTTTTTATCAAGATCGGTGAAACCGGTCGTAATGCCCGTTACGCCTGAATGATTTTCAAGTTTGCTCAAAATATCGATTTTTTCAATAGTACTTTCCAGCACATTGATCACATTTTGTGGACCCTCGCTAGAAGTGGTCCGTTTTTCTGCAATCGCAAACACTTCACGCTCAGCTTCATCAAGAATTAACTTGATGTCTTGCCCTTTAGGAGAATAGCTATTTTCTGCAATGCGATTTCCTACCGAAATAAGTTCTCGTAATATGGCTTTTTCTCTCACAATATCGGCATAAGCCAAGATATTAATGGCATTCGGCGTATTATTGGAAAGCTCTGCTAGATAGGCAAATCCTCCCACTTCATCGCTTACACCACGGCTTCTTAAGGCTTGATCTAGCGTAATTAAATCAATAGGCGATTGATTACGCATGAGATGTTCCATTTCTGTAAAAATTAGACGATGCTGAAAAGTATAAAAATCGTCAGCAATCACACGTTCAGCAATGCCGTCCCAATGTTGATTGCTCAGCATTATGCCACCCAACACGGCTTGTTCAGCCTCAAGTGAGTGCGGTGGAATACTTATTTGTGCCGTTTTTTTGTCAGAAGATTTGATTTGAGGTTGTGATGCCATAGGACTTATTTCGATACTAGAATATCGCCTATGATACCGCAAATATCTACTGGGTTTAAGTGAAAAGTGCGGTAGAAAAAGGAAATAAAAAACGGTGGAAAAATCCACCGCTCTTTCATTTTAACGTATTTAGATTGTTGATTATTCAACAATTAATGTACGACATACGTTGGTTTGTGTCGCACCTTGACCACCGTGAGTAACAAGCACTAAATCCCCAGTAGATAAGTAACCTTTTTCTTTTAATGATTGAAGTGCTGCTTTTGCACTAGTTTCTGTGCGGCTATCTTCACCATGATAAACTGGAGTTACGCCACGGTATAGTGCACAAAGGTTTAAGGTTTCTTGATGACGAGATAAAGCAAAGATTGGTAAGCCAGAGCTAATGCGTGACATTAATAATGGAGTACGGCCTGTGCTAGTTAAAGTGACGATTGCTGTAACACCTTTCATGTGGTTTGCTGCGTACATTGCAGACATGGCAACAGATTCTTCAATGGTTTCAAATTCTTTATCCATACGGTGACGAGAAACGTTAATGCTTGGCATTTTTTCCGCCCCTAAACATACGCCAGCCATTGCGGTTACTGTTTCAGAAGGATATTGACCAGCTGCGGTTTCCGCAGAAAGCATAACCGCATCAGTACCATCTAATACTGCGTTTGCAACGTCCATTACTTCGGCACGAGTTGGCATTGGGTTGCTAATCATTGATTCCATCATTTGAGTTGCTGTAATTACCGCACGATTTAATTGACGTGAACGACGAATTAATTTTTTCTGTACGCCGACTAATTCAGGATCACCGATTTCTACACCTAAGTCACCACGAGCAACCATGATGACATCAGATGCTAAAATGATATCGTCCATTGCTTCATCAGTAGCCACTGTTTCTGCACGTTCAACTTTAGCAACGATTTTTGCATTTAAACCAGCTTGTTGAGCAAGTTCACGCGCATAATTTAGGTCAGCGCTTGAACGAGGGAAAGAAACAGCTAAGAAATCAACGCCAATGCGTGCAGCGGTAATAATGTCTGCTTTATCTTTTTCTGTTAATGCTTCTGCAGATAAACCGCCACCTAACTTGTTGATACCTTTATTATTTGATAATGGACCACCAACGGTGACTTCAGTGAATACTTTTGCACCATCAGTTGATAATACTTTTAATTGAACACGGCCATCATCTAATAAAAGAATATCGCCAGGAACAACATCTTGTGGAAGCGTTTTATAGTCTAAACCAACAGATTCTTGTGTACCTTCGCCTTTTGGTAATTCTGCATCAAGAATGAATTTATTGCCAACGCTTAAGAAAATTTTACCGTCTTTAAAAGTAGAAACACGAATTTTAGGACCTTGTAAATCACCTAAGATTGCCACGGTTTTACCTAATTTTTTCGCGATAGAACGCACACGCTCAGCACGTCCAATATGGTCATCAGGTGTACCGTGAGAGAAGTTCATACGAACTACGTTAGCGCCCGCTGCGATAATTTTTTCAAGATTGTTATCACGGTCAGTTGATGGGCCCATAGTACATACAATCTTCGTTCTTCTTAGTCTTCTAGACATTATTTACTCCGTCAATTATTACAAAATTTTAAAGATACTATTTTTACTTGGCTATATATTAGCCAGATGAAAAATCGGTGCGCATTATACGCTTAAAAATTTGGGAAATCAAAAACAGCCCTGTTATTTAAGGCAATACTGTTTACTTTTTTGCCAGTTATATCGGGTTTTAAGAAAAATACTTGTTTTCAGGTTAAAAATATCTATAATTCCAAACACTTTATACAGTGCGACTATAGCTCAGTTGGTTAGAGCACCACCTTGACATGGTGGGGGTCACTGGTTCGAGTCCAGCTAGTTGCACCATCTCTTCTTTTCAATCCCTCTCAATCCAAATCAAATAAAATTAAATTTACTAGTAAATCAAGCTGTTACTTGATTTCTTAGGATAAATCCATATCAATCTATATTAATCTAACTCACATTTTTGGTATTATATTTGGTAATACAATTTGGGTTTTTTAGGTGTCGTAATACCAAAATCCATAAAAATACTAAAAAATCGCGCTTACCAAAATTATTTCCGTAATACCAAAGGGGGGAGGATGGCCGTATTAGTGAAACCATTAAGCATTACAGAAATCAATAATGCTAAACCTAAAGAGAAAGATTACTCGCTGTCTGATGGTCAAGGTCTTTTCTTGCTCGTAAAAATGAATGGTTCGAAAATTTGGCGATTCCAATATTATAAACCAATTTCCAAAAAAAGAACTTTAATTAGTCTTGGTGTTTATCCTGAGATTTCATTAAAAGACGCTCGAGAGATTAGGGATTCATATCGTTCTTTGTTGGCGAAAAATACCGATCCGCAAGATTACCGTTTACAGCAAGAACAAAAAGCCATCCAAGAACGTCAATTTACCTTGAGAGAAATGGGAAAGGAATGGCTATACCTAAAGAAAAATGAAGTTGATACTGGTCGATTAAAAGAAGTGACTTTTATTGATATTGGGAAACGGTTAGAACGTCACTTGTTTAAAGTGTTGGGGCATTATTCTATTAGTGAGATTTCCGCTCCTCTTGCTATTGAGAAATTAAAACCATTAGAGCGAGCAGGAAAATTGGATACATTGCATCGTATTATTGGTTATTTAAACCAAATAATGATTTATTCGGTTAATAGAGGAGTAATTAATTATAATGCAACCGCAGATATAGGAAGGGTATTTATTCGGCCAATAGCTGAAAATAACCCTACTATTCGCCCAGAGCAATTACCTAAATTGTTTGAAGATTTGCAGAATAGTACCCTTGAAATTGAAACTCGTTGTGCATTAGAGCTACTACTGCTTACCGCAGGTCGGGCTGGGGCTATTACTCAATTAGAATGGGAAAATGTAGATTTCGAAAACAGCTTATTGAATATACCTAAAGAAAAAATGAAGGGGCGACAAGGTAAAGTACAAGATTTTATCTTGCCATTATCCAAACAAGCTGTAACGATTTTGCGCTTGTTACAGAAGTTGAATCGTTGCAATAGTAAGTTTGTTTTCCCTAGCAAAAAAAATCCAAGACAGCCTATATCGAAAGAGACACCAAACAAAGCTCTTGGACGGATCGGTTATAGGAATATTTTGACCGCACATGGTTTGCGATCTGTTTTTAGCACAGCTATGAATGAGGCCGAATTTAACAGTGAGATTATTGAGGTGTGCTTGGCACATTTTGAATATTCTTCCGTTCGTGGCACATACAATAAAGCAAAGTATATGCCACAACGGATCGAATATATGCAGTGGTGGGGGAATTTTGTAGAAGAGGCATCTGATGGGAAAGCATTAATGGGCTGCTAAGATGAATAGCAGCCTGATTCAATTCTTTCAATGTAGTCATTTATTTGTGCATCAGTCCAAAAGTTATTCCCACCGACTAGATGTGGCTTTGGAAAATTAGGGTCGTTTTTTATCCTTCTATAAATTGTTGGCGCGCTCATATCTAATAAGCTAGAAACGGTTTTTAAATTATGTAATTTTCTTGTTGTAGATTCCATATTTCCTCCAATAAAAAAAACGCCATTTCGGACGGTCATATCATTTAACGTTATTACGCGTACCATTTTTCTAATTTTTCAAATTCTTCGACCAATTCACTTTGTCCAAGAGTTTTCAGTACTTCACACAAGATTTTATCAGCTTCAATATGTGTTCCCTCAACATCTCGATTGTTTGCAAGATCACGAATACGATTGATATAGTCTTCAATATTTGGATCTGGCATATAAGTTTTTTCAAAAATATCAGACTTACACGGATAAAATTCACCGTTTACGCCGCGAATAATATAATCGCCATCAGAAGCAATCATTTTCCCTTCGAGGGTTTTTATTGGTAAGCCACCATGTCTGCGAATCTCGCCCTGAATGTGTGATTCGGCAACCATTTGCAAGGTTGATACATCCACATTATTGACCAATTCATACATTTGGATGATGTTTTTTGGATCTTTCAGATTTAATTTCCACGCTTGAATTGTGACAGGTTTCTTTGTGTAGTTCATACATACTCCTTAAAATAACAAACCGCACCAAAGTGCGGTCGATTTACTTAAATTTGCGCCAAACGAGCATCCAAAATTGCAAGATATTGTGACATCACTTTTTCTTGCTGCTTGAGAACGTTATGCTCACATATTGTGATTATTTCTTTGCTATTGAGAAACTCTTTAAGTGCATCAATACGTTCAGCCAATTCCGAGCGTTCACGATGTAAGCGATACACCCAATCACCGCCAATTTTCTGTTTCAGTTCAAAACCGAATAATTGCCACAATTTATCGAACGCATTTTCATACGCAATTTTGTTTCCGATTTCTACATCAAAGTTATTTGGATCTACGCAAGCACTTTCGCCGGTAACAGTAAAGCCTGATTTTAATGTAATGACCGAGATTGTGATTGTTGTGCCGGTAAGTTGATGATATTCAACATTAGCAATTTGTGATTTAATAAATTCTTCGGTAATACTATTCATATTTCCTCCGTGATTTAGATAGTAAAAACCGCTCATAAGAGCGGTTATTTGTTATTCATCTTCTGGTGGTTGTGGTAGTGGTTGCCAGTGGGTAACTTCACCATAAAGAGGGATGTAACCAAAACCAATTAATTCTTGATATAAAGCGCACCGAATTTCATTATCTTGGTTACAAACCAAAACTCTTTTATTTGGTTTTGGCAACCGCTCCGAACACTTAATCCATCCATTGTTTTGCGGATATTCAACAAGCACTGGATTTTCTACCATGTGAGTGTATTTATCACCGTAAATGTCCTCTTCCTCTTTAGTAAGAGGTCTAGTCGGTAAATCAAAACCGCCTAACATAACCCCAAAACACGTTTCTTTTATGCCATCCTCAAGGTCATCTCCGAAACCATCATCGTCGCCAAGGTCAAAAGTCTGGTCGACACAGTCTTGCGCTTGTGATTTGGCTTCTTCTAGTGTGTCATGCATTGTGAACTCGCGTTCTAACGCGTCATAAGCAAAATATTTTTTCATCTTTTAATCCTTACTTAGTAATAAGTTGGAAATTCACTTCTCAGAATTCGATAACAATTGGTTTTTAATTCAAAAACACTTCTCGGCAGAGCGTTAATAGGTAAGGTTTTAAAGGCTTTACCGCTATCGTCCATACCATACGGCACACCGATTGCGCGCCAACATCGTGCGGCTTGTACCGCTGCGTCTTTAACCACATCCGAGTTAATCACAAAGCTATTTGGCCCAATGCGTTGCAACAAAACACCTTGTGCCATAAGCTTTTTAACCCGCCGTCTAAATTGACTTTCGCTTAATCCAGAGCCAGCAATCAGTTGGCTTACGTGCAATATCGCAAAGCTTTCCGCATCTTTCGCCGCATGCTCATCGCTATACGTGCCAACGCTACCACCGATATAAGTTACTAAGGATCTTTGCGCAATACGGTCTAATGTTTCATCCCAAATATACTCAAGGATATGTTCATCTAGCACTTTCATACTTTATCCAATCTCAACCCAAACAACCGATCAGAACATTTAATCCATTCGCTCATATCACACCACCCATCTGATAATTTTCCACGCAACGCCAAGAAATAATCCTATCCCCGCTCCAGCCATAACAATGATAAAAGCTCCAGTCAATACATAGACTAGCCAATCTATAAATTTATTCATTTCATCTCCCTATTAAAATATATCTCTAAGAGTCTGCAATGCACTTTCTGCATTATTGTATTTTTCAATGGCATCATCTTTGGAATTTGTCATCATTTCTATTCTGTGGCCTGGGATATTTAGATGCACTTCGTAATCATCATTAAATTGCCATAATTCAAGGGTGATACTTTCAAATTTGCTAATTTGTAAACATCGGTTCATGATTCAATCCTCCATAAAAATATTTTCTTGGCGACCTAGGATTTTTGTAACTAATCGCACTAGATGAAATCTAAACTTACTATCTGTTTGGTAAACTCTTGTAAGTCCGTAATTTGTTCTATATGTAACAGCGTATTTCTTTTCTAATTTAATACTAACCATGTTTAGGCCTCTAAAACAAAAGGCGCTCACTTGGAACGCCTATTGGATTTGTTAAATATTGATTTACTGCTTTGTATATATCCACTATTAATTCAAGTGGAATATTCGATCTTTCATTGTATGATTTTGAAAAATCCTCCCATTGCTGCTGAGGCTTTGATTTATGGTTATTTCGTAATCCAAGATTAATATTGCTCTTAAATCTTGTTGGTTTACGCAAAGGGTAGTTATACAAGTTATAGTGTGCCAAATTATCAAAAGGAATCTGAAAATTGAGAATGTCATTCACATAATGCCAAATCTTACTGCTTGCTGGATTCTCAATTACATAAACTTTCGGCTCATATCGTTTGATAATCTCTATTGTGTTGTAGATACAAAGCTCACCATTAATGCGGTTTAGGAAAGAGCGGTCATATTTAAATTGGACGTGCGGTAAATCATAATCTGAACGACTTCTAACCGTGAATTTTGATAACTCACGATTTACTGCGCCAGTTTCCTGTTTCCAGCTTGCATTGCCTCCCCACATTGCACTTGCTACCGACCAACTCTCACAAGGCGGACTAGCTATAATCAAATCAGGTTTAGGCAGTTTATCAAGCTCATCAAATAGCTTGTTATCGCCAAACATACGACCATAATCAGCCAGATTAAGATTGATAAAGTGATTATTTTTACACTCAATATCCATACCTATAGGGTATATTTTGATTGACCGACTGACCGACTGACCGACTGACCGACTGACCGACTGACCGATTGACCGATTGACCGACTGATTAAATAGTTCTGCGCCTTGCGTATAGCAACCATTACCGCTATCGAACAATGCCCAAACAATCATATCAATCACCTTTTTTACGGTTTAGTTTTTCCATATCAACCACTGCTAAAACATCAACCAAAGGTCGTTGCGTGCTTGTTTCTTGAGGCTCATCAAAATAGTGTTTCGCCCATTGAATAAACTTAGCAACAAAATTGGTATTCGGTACATCTTGCAATGCTAATTCTGAGATATTGATAATGTCATTTCTCATTTCAGCGCCGAATAATATCCAATTTTCTTTAACATCATTTATTGCTAATTCTATTGCGGATTCATTATTACTATTTATCCTTACATAGAAATAGCAAACGAAAATATCTGACAATCGAGAATAGCGAATGCCAACTTTAATCTCATTCATGCCCACGCCCTACGCACAATGAAATGCCACCTTTCATAACGCACTCTGTTTTATTATTGCTTGCCTTATAAAGCCCTCCGGCAAGAGTAAAATAATTTGCTGCATCAATATAATGATCGGCATGGCTTGAATCTCCATTCAAGATTCTTACTTGTTTTGCGTTAGCCATTGTTAAACCATAAAATTTAACATTGCTAATTGTGCCAGCTAACCATTTTTCGACAACCGGGCGCATTAGTTGTGCAAAATCTTGCGCACCCTTTTCAAAATCGCCATGCGTATTTTTTCGTTCTTCTAAAATTTCTTCTGCTGTTTTCATAGTGCAACCTTTAATCCATTAAATTCAACTGATAGCTCATTCAATAAGCCTGAAAGCACGTTGGCCATTAAAATAAAATCAGCGTAAAAGCGTTTGCCAATTTCTTCTTTTGAAATATCATCATTTTGCTCTGTGATGCGGTCATCAAATTTCAACCGTTTTAGTGTTCCATCATCACGCAAAACAAATTTGAGATTGTTTTCCCATTCGAGAGCAAGTTTAGATACAAGCCCTGATTGCGCAAGCTCCACAATATCTTCATCGAGTGGTGATTTATTTTTGCAACTGATTACGCCAAGATCGTTTTTCTCACGAATCTCAGCCTCTTCTAACAAGATCAACCAATTAGGCTCTTTATCTGCAATCCACTCAGTCATCACCTCGCAAGGCGCTGTATTAAAGCTAACTGGAATAACTGGCAGTGATCCTAGTGATTTACGCAATAGCGCTAGGGCATCTTCAGCGATTTTTGATGATGCTGCATCAACGTAAATCAGTTTTGTTTTTAAATCGATGAAAAGTGCGGTAAATTTAAACTTGGAAAATGCTTGAGAGGTTAGCGATGCAACAACATCATCTCTCAATGATAGGCGCTCTGTTTTCTTCAATTTTCGCTGTTCTTTTTCTTCAAGCGCTGCAATTCGGATATTTAGTTCCCGGTTGATCACATCTACCGGCAAAATCTTTTCTTCACGTTTAGCCATAAGCAAAACTTTGTTATCTGCAAAATAGGCTAAATTGCCATCTGTTTCTAACGGTGCAGTCCAGCCGAATCGGCTAATCTCAGACGGTTCGCACGGCGTAAACTGGCATTCTTTTAATTTTGATTCAATTTCACCGAAGTCAATATTCTTTGTTAGGCGATAAATGATCGCATTTTTAAACCACATATTTACTCATCCTTGTAAATTTAAAGGCCACTATCTAGCGGCCTTATTTTTTGTTAGTGTAGTTGATTATTTCTCTAATTCGCTTACAAATACGCTCAATCTTTAAGTAAAGAGCCTGCTTTTGTTTGTGAATATCTTTTAATTGTTGCTTAATCTCTCCATTATCCATTTCACCTCCAATTAGCGGAATAGTTGCCCGCACTGTATAGAGTGCAATATTCTTTCAGGTGTTTCTTTTACGTTTATGCAATTATCATCGTTTGAATTTAATGTTGTTATTACGGTTGCGCCATTATAAGCATTTAAACTAACGATGGTTTCGGCATTGATGAATATTTCTCGTTCATCTAAAAGTGTTAATTTAATAAAATTAGCCATATTTCCCCCTAAAATGGAATATCATCATTAAACCCATCTTGTTCTGCTGCTGCGCTCAATGGGTCTGGTTTTTCTTTGCCTTTGCTTGGCTGTTGTGTTTCACTGCTTGCTTTGCTGTCTAGCATTTCAAAGGATTGTGTCGCTACTTTAAGTGCGGTGCGATTATTGCCGCTTTGGTCTTGCCAGCTTTCCTGTACCAGTTTTCCTGTTACACAGATTTTTGAGCCTTTTTGCAGATATTGTCTTGCTACATCAGCAGAGTTGCCGTGTACCACAATGGGTATCCAATGCGTACGTTTAACCGTATTGCCTTGTTTATCTCGGTAATCATCACCGATAGCAAGATTAAATGTGGCAATTTGCCCGCCATTCTGGAATTGGCGGATTTCTGGGTCACTGCCTAAATGACCTGTAATAATTACAGAATTTGTATTTCGTGCCATATATCACTCCGTTGTTTTATAGGCTTTAAGTGTTTTGATAAATTCTGGAATGAGCTTGTCGAACGCTTTCATTAAAATTGGATCGCGTTGTGCCGTGAATAAATAAAACGGTTGTTTATAATATCCGGGGCAATAACTGACAAAA
This portion of the Haemophilus haemolyticus genome encodes:
- a CDS encoding single-stranded DNA-binding protein — encoded protein: MARNTNSVIITGHLGSDPEIRQFQNGGQIATFNLAIGDDYRDKQGNTVKRTHWIPIVVHGNSADVARQYLQKGSKICVTGKLVQESWQDQSGNNRTALKVATQSFEMLDSKASSETQQPSKGKEKPDPLSAAAEQDGFNDDIPF
- a CDS encoding DUF6378 domain-containing protein, translating into MKTAEEILEERKNTHGDFEKGAQDFAQLMRPVVEKWLAGTISNVKFYGLTMANAKQVRILNGDSSHADHYIDAANYFTLAGGLYKASNNKTECVMKGGISLCVGRGHE
- a CDS encoding DNA methyltransferase, yielding MIVWALFDSGNGCYTQGAELFNQSVNRSIGQSVSRSVGQSVSRSIKIYPIGMDIECKNNHFINLNLADYGRMFGDNKLFDELDKLPKPDLIIASPPCESWSVASAMWGGNASWKQETGAVNRELSKFTVRSRSDYDLPHVQFKYDRSFLNRINGELCIYNTIEIIKRYEPKVYVIENPASSKIWHYVNDILNFQIPFDNLAHYNLYNYPLRKPTRFKSNINLGLRNNHKSKPQQQWEDFSKSYNERSNIPLELIVDIYKAVNQYLTNPIGVPSERLLF
- the rdgC gene encoding recombination-associated protein RdgC, with the translated sequence MWFKNAIIYRLTKNIDFGEIESKLKECQFTPCEPSEISRFGWTAPLETDGNLAYFADNKVLLMAKREEKILPVDVINRELNIRIAALEEKEQRKLKKTERLSLRDDVVASLTSQAFSKFKFTALFIDLKTKLIYVDAASSKIAEDALALLRKSLGSLPVIPVSFNTAPCEVMTEWIADKEPNWLILLEEAEIREKNDLGVISCKNKSPLDEDIVELAQSGLVSKLALEWENNLKFVLRDDGTLKRLKFDDRITEQNDDISKEEIGKRFYADFILMANVLSGLLNELSVEFNGLKVAL
- a CDS encoding DUF551 domain-containing protein, encoding MKKYFAYDALEREFTMHDTLEEAKSQAQDCVDQTFDLGDDDGFGDDLEDGIKETCFGVMLGGFDLPTRPLTKEEEDIYGDKYTHMVENPVLVEYPQNNGWIKCSERLPKPNKRVLVCNQDNEIRCALYQELIGFGYIPLYGEVTHWQPLPQPPEDE
- a CDS encoding Gp49 family protein, with the translated sequence MNSITEEFIKSQIANVEYHQLTGTTITISVITLKSGFTVTGESACVDPNNFDVEIGNKIAYENAFDKLWQLFGFELKQKIGGDWVYRLHRERSELAERIDALKEFLNSKEIITICEHNVLKQQEKVMSQYLAILDARLAQI